Proteins encoded together in one Ipomoea triloba cultivar NCNSP0323 chromosome 4, ASM357664v1 window:
- the LOC116016432 gene encoding probably inactive leucine-rich repeat receptor-like protein kinase At3g28040: MGFRSMLFLVFLSVLSVTSAAFGGGGGESLQLNDDVLGLIVFKSGVQDPGSYLATWSEDDDSPCAWSFVKCNPANGRVSEVDLNGLRLSGKIGRGLEKLQHLSVLSLASNNLSGVISPQLGLLPNLQTLNLSHNRISGTVPESLGNMSSLQFLDLSENSLSGALSDSMLENLGSLRFLSLAGNSLEGPVPSTLSKCTLLNHLNLSNNHFSGNLRFSGGIWGLTRLRTIDISNNELSGSLPIGASFLHNLKELSLQNNHFSGEIPGDLGLCPHLIRLDLSQNLFTGKLPESLQRLNSLWFLNLSNNLLDGDFPQWIGSLELSSLEYIDLSGNSLKGSLPDTMGGLKLLKILRLNDNKLSGEIPEGVFGIGLEEVDFSRNLLSGSIPPGSGKMVESLQVMDLSGNNLSGDIPPEMGLFSRLRYLNLSWNSFHSRLPPEVVYSQNLSVLDLRNSALIGEIPEDICESGSLGILQLDGNSLTGGIPPQIGNCSSLTLLSLSHNNLSGTIPETLSMLKKLKILKLEVNQLSGEIPQELGKLENLLAVNVSYNRLTGRLPAGSIFQNLDSSALEGNDGICSPLLKGPCKMNAPKPIVINPFAYGNQTDDKGNNGGDNEPLASTRSSRHHRFLSVSAIVAISAAAIIAVGVMVITMVNASVRRRISFVDNALESMCSSSSSRSQGMATGKLILFDTKSSPDWVSSSFESVLNKASEIGEGVFGTVYKAPLGGEGSRVVAIKKLTSSKILQYPEDFDREVRVLGKARHQNLIPLRGYYWTPQLQLLVSDFVPGGNLESKLHEMGTSVSSPPLTWAVRFKVILGTAKGLAHLHHSCQPPIIHYNIKPSNILLDENLNPKISDFGLARLVAKLDRHVMSNRFQAAIGYVAPELACQSLRVNEKCDVYGFGMLILEIVTGRRPVEYGEDNVLILNDHVRVLLEQGNVLECVDPAMGGYPDEEVLPVLKLALVCTSQIPSSRPSMAEVVQILQVIKTPVPHRMEAY, encoded by the exons ATGGGTTTCCGTTCCATGCTCTTCCTCGTATTTTTGTCGGTACTGAGTGTAACCTCCGCCGCcttcggcggcggcggcggcgaatCGCTGCAGCTGAACGATGACGTTTTGGGGCTCATAGTTTTCAAATCCGGCGTCCAAGACCCGGGCTCTTATCTTGCCACGTGGAGCGAAGACGATGATTCTCCGTGTGCATGGAGCTTCGTGAAATGCAACCCCGCAAACGGGAGAGTGTCCGAGGTGGATTTGAACGGTTTAAGGTTGTCGGGGAAGATCGGGAGGGGGTTGGAGAAGTTGCAGCATCTCAGCGTTCTATCATTGGCTTCCAACAACTTGAGCGGCGTCATTTCGCCGCAGTTGGGGCTGTTGCCGAATCTCCAGACGCTGAATCTTAGTCACAACAGAATCTCCGGAACCGTCCCGGAATCTTTAGGGAACATGAGTTCCCTCCAGTTCCTCGATCTCTCCGAGAATTCGCTGTCGGGGGCTTTGTCGGATTCCATGTTGGAGAATTTGGGTTCGCTTCGGTTCCTGTCTTTGGCGGGGAATTCCCTGGAAGGTCCGGTTCCTAGTACGCTCTCCAAATGCACGCTTTTGAACCACCTTAACCTCTCCAACAACCATTTCTCCGGCAACCTAAGATTTTCCGGCGGGATTTGGGGGTTAACTAGGCTGAGAACGATTGATATTTCAAACAATGAGCTTTCTGGGTCACTCCCCATTGGCGCTTCATTCCTACACAACCTAAAAGAGCTTTCTTTACAAAACAATCATTTCTCCGGCGAGATTCCGGGTGATTTAGGATTGTGTCCACATCTCATCAGGCTAGATTTGAGTCAAAATCTCTTCACTGGAAAACTCCCGGAGTCTCTTCAAAGGCTCAATTCTCTCTGGTTTCTAAACCTTTCTAATAACCTCCTAGATGGGGATTTTCCTCAATGGATAGGGAGCTTGGAATTGTCTAGCTTGGAATACATTGATCTATCTGGGAACAGTTTGAAAGGGTCACTCCCTGACACAATGGGAGGGTTGaagcttttgaaaattttgaggttgaaTGATAACAAGTTGAGTGGTGAAATCCCAGAAGGGGTGTTTGGGATTGGATTGGAAGAAGTGGATTTCTCAAGGAACTTGTTGAGTGGCTCCATTCCACCTGGTTCTGGGAAGATGGTTGAGTCTCTGCAGGTTATGGACCTGTCAGGGAACAATCTGAGTGGGGATATTCCACCGGAAATGGGGCTTTTCTCCAGGCTTAGATACTTGAATCTTTCTTGGAATAGCTTTCACTCAAGGTTGCCCCCTGAGGTGGTGTATTCCCAGAATCTTAGTGTGTTGGATCTTAGGAACAGTGCGTTGATTGGGGAGATTCCAGAGGATATATGTGAGTCTGGCAGCCTGGGGATTCTGCAGCTTGATGGGAATTCATTGACTGGTGGCATTCCTCCTCAGATTGGGAATTGCTCCTCTCTCACCTTGCT GAGCTtatcacacaataatttaagCGGCACCATACCTGAGACCCTTTCAATGCTGAAAAAGCTAAAGATTCTGAAGCTAGAGGTTAACCAGCTGAGTGGAGAAATACCCCAAGAGCTGGGCAAACTGGAAAACCTTCTGGCAGTGAATGTATCCTACAACAGGCTCACAGGCCGGCTTCCGGCTGGGAGTATATTCCAGAATCTAGACTCCAGTGCACTAGAGGGGAATGATGGGATTTGTTCCCCCTTATTGAAAGGACCCTGCAAAATGAATGCCCCAAAGCCTATAGTCATCAACCCCTTTGCTTATGGAAACCAGACTGATGATAAAGGCAATAATGGGGGTGATAATGAGCCTCTGGCAAGTACCAGGAGCTCAAGGCACCATAGATTCCTCAGTGTTTCAGCCATTGTTGCAATCTCAGCTGCAGCCATCATTGCAGTGGGTGTGATGGTGATAACCATGGTGAATGCCTCGGTTAGGAGGCGGATTTCATTCGTGGACAACGCGTTGGAGAGCATGTGCTCCTCCAGCTCTTCGAGGTCCCAAGGCATGGCTACTGGGAAGCTGATTTTATTCGACACGAAATCATCCCCGGATTGGGTGAGCAGCAGCTTTGAATCAGTGCTGAACAAGGCATCAGAAATCGGGGAAGGCGTTTTCGGGACTGTTTATAAGGCTCCCCTGGGAGGTGAAGGCAGCAGAGTGGTGGCAATAAAGAAGCTCACAAGCTCGAAGATTTTGCAGTACCCGGAGGACTTTGATCGCGAGGTTCGTGTTCTGGGGAAAGCCAGGCACCAGAATTTGATCCCCTTGAGAGGCTATTACTGGACTCCTCAGCTCCAGCTTTTGGTTTCTGATTTTGTTCCAGGAGGGAATTTAGAATCCAAACTCCATGAAATGGGGACTTCAGTTTCTTCTCCTCCCTTAACATGGGCAGTTAGGTTCAAGGTTATTTTGGGAACTGCAAAGGGACTAGCACATTTGCACCATTCTTGCCAGCCCCCAATCATACACTACAACATCAAGCCCAGCAACATTCTACTAGACGAGAATCTCAACCCGAAAATCTCAGACTTCGGGCTGGCAAGGCTGGTGGCAAAGCTGGACAGGCACGTGATGAGCAACCGGTTCCAGGCCGCCATAGGGTACGTGGCGCCCGAGCTGGCGTGCCAGAGCCTGAGAGTGAACGAGAAGTGCGACGTGTATGGGTTCGGGATGCTGATTCTGGAGATTGTGACGGGGAGAAGGCCGGTTGAGTATGGGGAGGACAATGTTTTGATCCTGAATGATCATGTGAGGGTGTTGCTTGAGCAAGGGAATGTGTTGGAATGTGTTGACCCTGCCATGGGTGGGTACCCTGATGAGGAAGTGTTGCCTGTTTTGAAGCTGGCTTTGGTGTGCACTTCACAGATACCTTCGAGCAGGCCTTCCATGGCGGAAGTGGTGCAGATCTTGCAGGTTATCAAGACTCCTGTTCCGCATAGAATGGAAGCGTACTGA
- the LOC116017664 gene encoding eukaryotic translation initiation factor 3 subunit H isoform X1 → MANGAAAGRSFLQVAATEEAAVPPLRVVQIEGLVILKIIKHCKEFSPALVTGQLLGLDVGSVLEVTNCFPFPVREEDEEIEAEGANYQLEMMRCLREVNVDNNTVGWYQSTLFGSFQTVELIETFMNYQENIRRCVCIIYDPSRSNQGILALKALKLSDSFMDLYRNNNFTGEKLREKNLSWVDIFEEIPIKVSNSALISAFMTELEPDTPVTQCDFDRLQLSTNPYLERNVEFLIECMDDLSMEQQKFQFYYRNLSRQQSQQQAWLQKRRAENMARKAAGEEPLPEEDPANPIFKPIPEPSRLESFLITNQIANYCNQINGVAGQSFNRVYLMKALHDNNN, encoded by the exons ATGGCGAACG GTGCAGCGGCGGGGCGATCGTTTTTACAGGTGGCGGCTACGGAGGAGGCCGCTGTGCCGCCTCTCAGAGTTGTTCAGATTGAGGGACTG GTAATTCTTAAGATAATTAAGCATTGTAAGGAGTTTTCTCCAGCTTTAGTCACTGGACAACTTCTTGGATTGGATGTTGGAAGCGTCTTAGAAGTTACCAACTGTTTTCCCTTCCCG GTtcgggaagaagatgaagagataGAGGCTGAGGGTGCCAATTATCAACTTGAAATGATGCGATGCTTGAGAGAGGTTAATGTTGACAACAATACTGTTGGATG GTACCAATCGACTTTATTTGGTTCATTCCAGACAGTTGAACTCATTGAGACCTTCATGAATTATCAG GAAAATATAAGGCGGTGTGTATGTATCATATACGATCCTTCAAGATCTAACCAAGGTATCCTGGCTTTGAAGGCCTTGAAGCTCTCTGACTCATTCATGGATCTGTACCGGAATAATAATTTTACTGGAGAGAA GCTGAGGGAGAAGAATCTTTCATGGGTGGATATCTTTGAGGAGATACCT ATAAAAGTTTCAAACTCTGCTCTTATCAGTGCCTTTATGACTGAATTGGAGCCAGATACACCTGTAACCCAG TGTGATTTTGATCGCCTACAATTATCAACTAATCCATATTTGGAGAGAAATGTGGAATTTTTGATTGAATGTATGGATGACTTGTCAATGGAGCAACAGAAG TTCCAATTCTATTATCGCAACCTTTCACGCCAACAATCTCAGCAGCAAGCTTGGCTACAAAAGAGGAG GGCTGAGAACATGGCACGTAAAGCTGCAGGAGAAGAGCCACTTCCTGAGGAGGATCCTGCTAATCCCATCTTTAAGCCAATCCCTGAGCCATCTCGATTAGAGAGCTTTCTCATCACTAATCAGATTGCAAACTATTGCAATCAAATTAATGG GGTTGCGGGCCAGAGTTTCAATAGAGTCTATTTGATGAAGGCTCtacatgataataataattaa
- the LOC116017664 gene encoding eukaryotic translation initiation factor 3 subunit H isoform X2, protein MANAAGRSFLQVAATEEAAVPPLRVVQIEGLVILKIIKHCKEFSPALVTGQLLGLDVGSVLEVTNCFPFPVREEDEEIEAEGANYQLEMMRCLREVNVDNNTVGWYQSTLFGSFQTVELIETFMNYQENIRRCVCIIYDPSRSNQGILALKALKLSDSFMDLYRNNNFTGEKLREKNLSWVDIFEEIPIKVSNSALISAFMTELEPDTPVTQCDFDRLQLSTNPYLERNVEFLIECMDDLSMEQQKFQFYYRNLSRQQSQQQAWLQKRRAENMARKAAGEEPLPEEDPANPIFKPIPEPSRLESFLITNQIANYCNQINGVAGQSFNRVYLMKALHDNNN, encoded by the exons ATGGCGAACG CGGCGGGGCGATCGTTTTTACAGGTGGCGGCTACGGAGGAGGCCGCTGTGCCGCCTCTCAGAGTTGTTCAGATTGAGGGACTG GTAATTCTTAAGATAATTAAGCATTGTAAGGAGTTTTCTCCAGCTTTAGTCACTGGACAACTTCTTGGATTGGATGTTGGAAGCGTCTTAGAAGTTACCAACTGTTTTCCCTTCCCG GTtcgggaagaagatgaagagataGAGGCTGAGGGTGCCAATTATCAACTTGAAATGATGCGATGCTTGAGAGAGGTTAATGTTGACAACAATACTGTTGGATG GTACCAATCGACTTTATTTGGTTCATTCCAGACAGTTGAACTCATTGAGACCTTCATGAATTATCAG GAAAATATAAGGCGGTGTGTATGTATCATATACGATCCTTCAAGATCTAACCAAGGTATCCTGGCTTTGAAGGCCTTGAAGCTCTCTGACTCATTCATGGATCTGTACCGGAATAATAATTTTACTGGAGAGAA GCTGAGGGAGAAGAATCTTTCATGGGTGGATATCTTTGAGGAGATACCT ATAAAAGTTTCAAACTCTGCTCTTATCAGTGCCTTTATGACTGAATTGGAGCCAGATACACCTGTAACCCAG TGTGATTTTGATCGCCTACAATTATCAACTAATCCATATTTGGAGAGAAATGTGGAATTTTTGATTGAATGTATGGATGACTTGTCAATGGAGCAACAGAAG TTCCAATTCTATTATCGCAACCTTTCACGCCAACAATCTCAGCAGCAAGCTTGGCTACAAAAGAGGAG GGCTGAGAACATGGCACGTAAAGCTGCAGGAGAAGAGCCACTTCCTGAGGAGGATCCTGCTAATCCCATCTTTAAGCCAATCCCTGAGCCATCTCGATTAGAGAGCTTTCTCATCACTAATCAGATTGCAAACTATTGCAATCAAATTAATGG GGTTGCGGGCCAGAGTTTCAATAGAGTCTATTTGATGAAGGCTCtacatgataataataattaa
- the LOC116015817 gene encoding uncharacterized protein LOC116015817, which translates to MRDLLRFSNAASEMSMFGGKTVVLGGDFSFTVLRLTKNLCLKSVENVVEKQQVERFANWIATIGHGTTSASTEDCPEVDIPDEMLLLSNGDPIATIIESTFPMFQNGSCDNSFLESRAILAPTLDVVNAVNDYMSSMHEAESRTYLSCDSICQTDNDNGVLADVHTPEFLNGLKASCITNHLVGSPVMLLRNIDHSLSLCNGTRLVVTRLLEHVIEAKIMTDSHLGTRVLVPRMSMTPPRLPFKFTRRQSPLMLSYAMTINKSQGQNIISCRVVIKATGVSCLWSPFLGEGDGNVAFSLLRREGKPSPVAGICRRN; encoded by the exons ATGCGAGACTTGCTTCGCTTTTCTAATGCTGCAAGTGAGATGTCTATGTTTGGTGGTAAGACCGTAGTTCTCGGTGGTGATTTCAG TTTTACAGTTCTTAGGTTGACAAAAAATCTATGTTTGAAAAGCGTGGAGAATGTCGTAGAAAAACAACAAGTTGAACGATTTGCAAACTGGATAGCTACTATTGGGCATGGTACAACAAGTGCATCGACAGAAGATTGTCCAGAGGTTGACATTCCAGACGAGATGCTATTGTTATCAAATGGTGATCCGATTGCAACAATCATTGAAAGTACATTTCCTATGTTTCAGAATGGTTCGTGTGATAATAGTTTTCTTGAAAGTAGGGCAATCCTTGCTCCAACACTGGATGTGGTGAATGCAGTTAATGATTACATGAGTAGCATGCACGAAGCTGAGAGTAGAACATATCTTAGTTGTGATTCTATCTGTCAAACTGATAATGATAATGGAGTCCTTGCAGACGTTCACACACCCGAGTTCCTTAATGGTCTTAAGGCATCATGTATTACAAACCATTTGGTTGGTTCACCTGTTATGCTGTTAAGAAACATTGATCACTCGCTCAGCTTATGTAATGGGACTAGATTGGTAGTCACCAGACTTTTAGAACATGTAATAGAGGCTAAGATAATGACAGACAGTCATTTGGGTACAAGGGTTTTGGTTCCTAGGATGAGTATGACGCCTCCAAGGTTACCATTTAAGTTTACTAGAAGACAATCTCCTTTAATGCTATCATATGCTATGACCATTAACAAGAGTCAAGGTCAAAACATTATCTCATGTCGGGTAGTTATTAAAGCAACTGGTGTTTCGTGTTTGTGGTCGCCTTTTCTGGGAGAAGGCGACGGAAATGTTGCCTTCTCCCTTCTACGGCGGGAAGGCAAaccgtcgccggtcgccggaatATGTCGCCGGAATTGA
- the LOC116016407 gene encoding uncharacterized WD repeat-containing protein C2A9.03-like isoform X2, with the protein MMGKEMVLWTSLVENTSIIIITMRTMLTAMNMIWEGKDVQGIPWDRLNITRQSIRVTRLEQYRNYENIPLSGESVDKECKQTEKGANYYDFFYNTRVVKPTLLHFQLRNLVWATSKHDVYLFSNCSLMHWSSVSHNLSEVLNFSGHVIPAEKHAGSLLEGLSQTQVSTLAVKDRFIVAGGFQGELICKHLDKSGVSFCTRTSYEDNAITNAIDIYDSMSGKLHFMASNNDCGVREYDMERFQLVNHFHFLWPVNHTSISPDRKLVTVMGDDLDGLLVDAQNGKTVASIVGHRDYSFASAWHPDGRTFATGNQDKTCRVWDVRNLSEAVAVLKGNIGAVRSLRFSSNGEFLVVAEPADFVHIYSTEANFKKRQEIDIFGEIPGVSLSPDDESLYIGVWDRTYASLLQYNRRHSYRYLDAFM; encoded by the exons ATGATGGGGAAGGAGATGGTTTTATGGACGAGTTTGGTGGAGAATACTTCAATTATCATCATAACAATGAGGACAATGTTAACCGCAATGAACATGATATG GGAAGGGAAAGATGTACAAGGCATTCCATGGGACAGGTTGAATATTACTAGACAAAGCATTAGAGTCACTAGGCTTGAACAGTACAGGAATTATGAGAACATACCCTTGTCAGGGGAATCTGTTGATAAG GAATGCAAACAAACAGAGAAGGGTGCCAACTACTATGACTTTTTTTATAATACAAGAGTTGTGAAGCCTACTCTTCTCCATTTTCAG CTAAGAAACTTGGTGTGGGCTACTTCAAAACATGATGTATATCTCTTCTCCAATTGTTCACTCATGCACTGGTCATCAGTATCTCACAACTTGTCAGAGGTCCTCAACTTCTCTGGACATGTTATCCCAGCAGAG AAACATGCAGGAAGCTTGCTAGAAGGTCTATCACAAACTCAGGTCAGCACATTGGCAGTGAAGGACCGTTTTATAGTAGCAGGGGGGTTCCAAGGAGAACTCATTTGTAAG CATTTGGATAAATCAGGGGTCAGCTTCTGCACGAGGACATCATATGAGGATAATGCAATTACAAATGCGATTGATATTTATGATAGCATGAG TGGTAAGCTTCATTTTATGGCATCGAACAATGATTGTGGTGTACGAGAATATGACATGGAGAGATTTCAGCTAGTAAACCATTTTCACTTCCTTTGGCCAGTAAAT CATACATCAATCAGCCCCGATCGGAAGCTTGTTACTGTCATGGGAGATGATTTGGATGGATTACTTGTCGATGCCCAAAATGGAAAG ACTGTTGCGTCAATCGTTGGTCATCGAGACTACTCATTCGCGTCCGCATGGCACCCGGACGGGCGCACCTTCGCAACAGGAAACCAAGACAAAACGTGCCGGGTCTGGGACGTGAGAAACCTGTCGGAGGCGGTAGCGGTGCTCAAAGGAAACATAGGTGCAGTGCGATCGCTCCGCTTCTCGTCAAACGGGGAGTTCCTGGTGGTGGCTGAACCCGCGGATTTCGTTCACATCTACAGCACCGAGGCTAACTTCAAGAAACGCCAAGAGATCGACATATTTGGCGAGATTCCCGGTGTATCCTTGAGCCCCGACGATGAGTCGCTGTACATTGGAGTTTGGGATCGTACATATGCGAGCTTGCTGCAATACAACAGAAGGCACTCGTACAGATATCTCGACGCTTTCATGTGA
- the LOC116016407 gene encoding uncharacterized WD repeat-containing protein C2A9.03-like isoform X1, with amino-acid sequence MEYMDWDDGEGDGFMDEFGGEYFNYHHNNEDNVNRNEHDMLPKVTDTSAAQAREGKDVQGIPWDRLNITRQSIRVTRLEQYRNYENIPLSGESVDKECKQTEKGANYYDFFYNTRVVKPTLLHFQLRNLVWATSKHDVYLFSNCSLMHWSSVSHNLSEVLNFSGHVIPAEKHAGSLLEGLSQTQVSTLAVKDRFIVAGGFQGELICKHLDKSGVSFCTRTSYEDNAITNAIDIYDSMSGKLHFMASNNDCGVREYDMERFQLVNHFHFLWPVNHTSISPDRKLVTVMGDDLDGLLVDAQNGKTVASIVGHRDYSFASAWHPDGRTFATGNQDKTCRVWDVRNLSEAVAVLKGNIGAVRSLRFSSNGEFLVVAEPADFVHIYSTEANFKKRQEIDIFGEIPGVSLSPDDESLYIGVWDRTYASLLQYNRRHSYRYLDAFM; translated from the exons ATGGAATACATGGACTGGGATGATGGGGAAGGAGATGGTTTTATGGACGAGTTTGGTGGAGAATACTTCAATTATCATCATAACAATGAGGACAATGTTAACCGCAATGAACATGATATG CTTCCCAAAGTGACTGATACATCGGCTGCACAAGCTAGGGAAGGGAAAGATGTACAAGGCATTCCATGGGACAGGTTGAATATTACTAGACAAAGCATTAGAGTCACTAGGCTTGAACAGTACAGGAATTATGAGAACATACCCTTGTCAGGGGAATCTGTTGATAAG GAATGCAAACAAACAGAGAAGGGTGCCAACTACTATGACTTTTTTTATAATACAAGAGTTGTGAAGCCTACTCTTCTCCATTTTCAG CTAAGAAACTTGGTGTGGGCTACTTCAAAACATGATGTATATCTCTTCTCCAATTGTTCACTCATGCACTGGTCATCAGTATCTCACAACTTGTCAGAGGTCCTCAACTTCTCTGGACATGTTATCCCAGCAGAG AAACATGCAGGAAGCTTGCTAGAAGGTCTATCACAAACTCAGGTCAGCACATTGGCAGTGAAGGACCGTTTTATAGTAGCAGGGGGGTTCCAAGGAGAACTCATTTGTAAG CATTTGGATAAATCAGGGGTCAGCTTCTGCACGAGGACATCATATGAGGATAATGCAATTACAAATGCGATTGATATTTATGATAGCATGAG TGGTAAGCTTCATTTTATGGCATCGAACAATGATTGTGGTGTACGAGAATATGACATGGAGAGATTTCAGCTAGTAAACCATTTTCACTTCCTTTGGCCAGTAAAT CATACATCAATCAGCCCCGATCGGAAGCTTGTTACTGTCATGGGAGATGATTTGGATGGATTACTTGTCGATGCCCAAAATGGAAAG ACTGTTGCGTCAATCGTTGGTCATCGAGACTACTCATTCGCGTCCGCATGGCACCCGGACGGGCGCACCTTCGCAACAGGAAACCAAGACAAAACGTGCCGGGTCTGGGACGTGAGAAACCTGTCGGAGGCGGTAGCGGTGCTCAAAGGAAACATAGGTGCAGTGCGATCGCTCCGCTTCTCGTCAAACGGGGAGTTCCTGGTGGTGGCTGAACCCGCGGATTTCGTTCACATCTACAGCACCGAGGCTAACTTCAAGAAACGCCAAGAGATCGACATATTTGGCGAGATTCCCGGTGTATCCTTGAGCCCCGACGATGAGTCGCTGTACATTGGAGTTTGGGATCGTACATATGCGAGCTTGCTGCAATACAACAGAAGGCACTCGTACAGATATCTCGACGCTTTCATGTGA